The Ictidomys tridecemlineatus isolate mIctTri1 unplaced genomic scaffold, mIctTri1.hap1 Scaffold_1183, whole genome shotgun sequence genome includes a region encoding these proteins:
- the LOC144372531 gene encoding LOW QUALITY PROTEIN: uncharacterized protein LOC144372531 (The sequence of the model RefSeq protein was modified relative to this genomic sequence to represent the inferred CDS: inserted 3 bases in 2 codons; substituted 2 bases at 2 genomic stop codons) has protein sequence MISVTFEDVAVNITKEEWAFLDASQKILYRDVMLEVLRNLAFIKVKRKSVDELLKHKWHLQFGQAFLGNKWEDKTTEDQIENCGRNLRHITSHSGHKYYKREEYEEKPCAFKQYRKSLVSLKSVDTQMLLQTEYRPYESTVCGKVISCSNDIQRHEETHTGGQPYECQQCGEASSSLPGVQRHMIIHSGDKPFQCEVCGKGFHFSSLFRRYERTDSGEKFYECKQDGXIFISQISLQKHNVTHRGNAHFKCKVCGKDFAYPRLLRIHQKTHTGEKPYECKQCGKAFARSGDLHIHERTHSGEKPYECKQCGKAFTQSSHLHSHEQTHTGEKPYECKQCGKAFARSGDLHIHERTHTGEKPYECKQCGKAFATSRQLHIHGRTHTGEKPYECKQCGKAFAISYKLKSHERTHTGEKPYECQQCGKAFARSGDLHRHGRTHTGEKPYVCKQCGKAFPTFHQLHAHRRTHTGEKPYECKQCGKAFATSSKLRAHGRTHTGEKPYECNQCGKAFAMSYHLNRHGKTHTGEKPYKCKECGKAFTRSSYLQNHGRTHTRKKPFGCQQSGKTFASLRHLHIHGRMHTEEKPYECEKCGKAFTASSYLQIHERTYTGEKPYDCKQCGKAFATSSKLQIHRIVHTGETLYECKQCGKAFARSSELEIHGRVHPGEKPYXCKQFGKAFARSGDLHRHERTHSGEKPYVCKQCGKAFATSCQVHEHGRTHTREKPYVCKQCXKAFARSSHFQIHGRTHTGEKPYECKQCGKAFSRSSHLQIHGKXHNGEKPYECKQCGKAFATSSCLQIHGRTHTRKKPFACQQCGKTFASSRHFRIHGIMHTGEKPYECIQCGKAFTAASYLQIHERTHTGEKLYECKHCGKAFTESSHLHSHEQIHTGEKPYECKQYGKAFARSSELKIHGRVHTGEKPYECKQCGKAFSRSGDLHIHKRIHSGENSYVCKQCGKAFTTSCQLHKHGKTHTEEKPYECKQCGKPLLHSISLRAMKEHTLEGSPLNVNNVEKPTLLPLTFRCINTLILERSPMNVSSLAKPSLSPLTFTHINKLILERSPNNVSSVTKPLLDPVTFTDTEKCIMEKSPMNVNNVEKPLPHLVCFTHVKEHILHRSHMHENNW, from the exons GAAACAAGTGGGAAGACAAGACCACTGAAGATCAGATTGAAAACTGTGGAAGAAACCTAAG GCACATCACATCTCACTCTGGACACAAATACTATAAGCGTGAAGAATATGAAGAGAAGCCATGTGCATTTAAACAATATaggaaatctctggtttctctcaaAAGTGTTGACACACAAATGTTGTTACAAACTGAATATAGACCATATGAAAGTACAGTATGTGGAAAAGTCATCAGTTGTTCCAATGACATTCAAAGACATGAAGAAACTCATACTGGGGGGcaaccctatgaatgtcaacaatgtggtgaAGCATCTTCTTCTCTCCCAGGTGTTCAAAGACACATGATAATACACAGTGGAGATAAACCTTTTCAAtgtgaggtatgtgggaaaggctttcatttctcctctttatttagaAGATATGAAAGAACTGATTCTGGAGagaaattttatgaatgtaaACAAGATGGTTGAATCTTTATTTCACAGATAAGTCTTCAAAAGCACAATGTCACACACAGAGggaatgcacattttaaatgtaaggtatgtgggaaagactttgcttatcccagattacttagaatacatcagaaaacacatactggagagaagccctatgaatgtaagcagtgtggcaaagcctttgctagatctggtgaccttcacatacatgaaagaactcatagtggagagaagccctatgaatgtaagcagtgtgggaaagccttcactcagtcctctcaccttcactcacatgaacaaactcatactggagagaagccctatgaatgtaagcagtgtggcaaagcctttgctagatctggtgaccttcacatacatgaaagaactcacactggagagaagccctatgaatgtaagcagtgtggcaaagcctttgctacatcccgtCAGCTTCATatacatggaagaacacatactggagagaagccctatgaatgtaaacaatgtggaaaagcctttgctatatCCTATAAACTTAAGAGCCAtgaaagaacacacactggagagaagccctatgaatgtcaacaatgtggcaaagcctttgctagatctggtgaccttcacagacatggaagaactcatacaggagaaaagccctatgtatgtaagcagtgtggaaaagcctttccTACATTCCATCAGCTTCATGCACATAGAAggacacatactggagagaagccttatgaatgcaaacaatgtggaaaagcctttgctacatcctctAAGCTTCGtgcacatggaagaacacatactggagagaagccttatgaatgcaATCAATGTGGAAAAGCATTTGCTATGTCCTATCACCTTAACAGACATggaaaaacacacactggagagaagccctataaatgtaaggagtgtggaaaagcctttactAGATCTAGTTACCTTCAGaatcatggaagaacacatactagaaAGAAACCCTTTGGATGTCAACAATCtggaaaaacatttgcttcaTTGCGTCATCTTCACATACATGGAAGAATGCATACCGAAGAAAAGCCTTATGAAtgtgaaaaatgtggaaaagcctttactGCTTCctcttaccttcagatacatgaacgaacttatactggagagaagccctatgattgtaagcagtgtggcaaagcctttgctacatctagTAAACTTCAAATACATAGAATAGTGCATACTGGAGAGACGCTCTacgaatgtaagcagtgtggcaaagcctttgctagatccagtgaaCTTGAAATACATGGAAGAGTGCatcctggagagaagccttattaATGTAAGCAGtttggcaaagcctttgctagatctggtgaccttcacagacatgaaagaactcatagtggagagaagccctatgtatgtaagcagtgtggcaaagcctttgctacatcctgtCAAGTTCATgaacatggaagaacacatactagagagaagccttatgtatgtaagcagt tgaaagcctttgctagatctagtcattttcagattcatggaagaacacacactggagagaagccctatgaatgtaaacagtgtggaaaagccttttctaGATCTAGTCACCTTCAAATTCATGGAAA ACacaatggagagaagccctatgaatgtaagcagtgtggaaaagcattTGCTACATCTAGTtgtcttcagattcatggaagaacacatactagaaAGAAACCCTTTgcatgtcaacaatgtggaaaaacatttgcttcaTCCCGTCATTTTCGCATACATGGAATAATGCATAccggagaaaagccctatgaatgtatacaatgtggaaaagcttttactGCTGCctcttaccttcagatacatgaacgaactcatactggagagaagctctatgaatgtaagcattgtgggaaagccttcactgagtcctctcaccttcactcacatgaacaaattcatactggagagaagccctatgaatgtaagcagtatggcaaagcctttgctagatccagtgaacttaaaatacatggaagagtgcatactggagagaagccctatgaatgtaagcagtgtggcaaagccttttctagatctggtgaccttcacatacaTAAAAGAATTCATAGTGGAGAGAATtcctatgtatgtaagcagtgtggcaaagcctttactaCATCCTGTCAGCTTCATAAACATGGAAAAACACatactgaagagaagccctatgaatgcaaacaatgtggaaagcctttgctacattctATAAGCTTAAGAGCCAtgaaagaacacacactggagggAAGCCCTCTGAATGTAAATAATGTGGAAAAGCCTACACTACTGCCTCTTACCTTCAGATGCATAAACacactcatactggagagaagccctatgaatgtaagcagtctggcaaagccttcactcagtcctcttaCCTTCACTCACATcaacaaactcatactggagagaagccctaataATGTAAGCAGTGTgacaaagcctttgctagatccagtgaCTTTCACAGACACGGAAAAATGTATAATGGAGAAAAGCCcaatgaatgtcaacaatgtggagaAGCCTTTGCCACATCTTGtctgcttcacacatgtgaaagAACATATACTTCATAGAAGTCATATGCATGAAAACAATTGGTAA